The Lacipirellula parvula genome window below encodes:
- a CDS encoding ELWxxDGT repeat protein, with product MATRSQRFSRSPIAKRLGSGQLEIQRLQFETLEPRRVLAVDFDFLGDLNGSPNSGNQSPTNFVEVNSIVYFTKDSTTFGQEVWRTDGTVAGTSLLKDIRPGASDSFPSNLINVAGTLFFTANDGLNGHELWKSDGTAAGTVLVANIRAGAEGSSPASLANIGGTLYFAANDGSNGVELWKSNGTAASTTLVRDINPGSASSAPGFFKALGGVVYFAANDGVAGVELWKSDGTTGGTSLFKDIRAGSASSNVAYLEELSGSLFFRANDGATGYELWKSNGTAAGTTLLVDSWAGLPSSNPTSLTNVSGQLYFAAKNGSSGNELWKSNGTPAGTTQVDDIATGTAGSTPRDFFNGNGVLYFVADEVVNGILTEYFYRSAGTAQTTFPVLQINEVVGSFHQSVNVGSTIYFSDGEDIRRLQSPSSTTTKAVDFTPTNASSSPTSLTDVSGTLFFAAAATGSPTRRLLWKSDGTAGGTSLITSSQTGSVVTPLSKLAAFGGAVLFTANMGGLGAELWRSDGTAAGTYLLKDISPGAASSRPEFYVQSGENLLFVAEDAIWKTDGTAAGTVLVKDPRATGLAYPWYLTDVGGTLFFMANDGATGMELWKSDGTAAGTVLVKDIRAGAAGSIEPTSQFRESGQGMVNVAGTLYFFANDGTSGFELWKSDGSSAGTIRVKDIRTGSASSDPSYLTPVGGKLFFLAFSNSADGLWVSDGTANGTQLLKSFTGEWGSREYTLLTAVGDTLFFALNDGTSGRELWKSDGTPAGTVRVKDIRPGPGSSDLYSLASIGGLLYFRANDGVAGEELWVTDGTEQGTKLLYDFTGDGGGSQPEEMARVGDRLYVVATTESTNSELWVADLTPPLSGDYDGNGRVDGGDFLAWQRGFGGSATPAGSGADGDVNGTVGAGDLAVWKEHFGAGVAQTASVALAVVAPSDAMGSDAIQAAATTALGLRSERVESTLAAIDSLSARGLVALAQAADDQTQDLPSFFKNDEVEVLVRDIHAERAQQRLNAVVLDAAFTNLGNAAHGQRRQRDASGVHPRQGSAELPEWFAGAELAESTVQTPLATDMRRPSAGRKI from the coding sequence ATGGCAACGCGTTCTCAGCGATTCTCTCGTTCTCCCATTGCAAAGCGGCTTGGTTCAGGGCAGTTGGAAATTCAGCGTCTGCAATTTGAGACGCTGGAACCACGTCGCGTGTTGGCAGTCGACTTCGATTTTCTCGGAGATCTGAACGGCTCGCCGAATTCGGGTAATCAGTCGCCTACAAATTTCGTCGAGGTCAACTCGATCGTTTACTTTACGAAGGACTCGACGACTTTTGGTCAGGAAGTTTGGCGCACCGACGGGACCGTGGCAGGAACCTCTCTTCTCAAGGACATTCGCCCCGGAGCGAGCGACTCATTTCCAAGCAATCTCATTAACGTCGCCGGCACTCTCTTCTTCACCGCCAACGACGGCCTTAACGGCCACGAACTATGGAAGAGCGACGGAACTGCGGCCGGCACTGTGCTGGTCGCGAATATTCGAGCGGGGGCGGAAGGCTCTTCTCCCGCCTCGTTAGCGAACATCGGAGGGACGCTTTACTTTGCCGCCAACGATGGCAGCAATGGGGTCGAACTCTGGAAGAGCAATGGCACGGCGGCGAGCACCACGTTAGTCAGGGACATTAACCCCGGCTCGGCTAGTTCCGCCCCCGGCTTCTTCAAGGCGCTTGGCGGGGTCGTCTATTTCGCAGCCAACGACGGCGTCGCAGGCGTTGAACTATGGAAAAGCGACGGCACGACCGGCGGAACGTCACTTTTTAAAGACATTCGCGCGGGCAGCGCCAGTTCCAATGTCGCTTACTTGGAGGAACTTTCCGGCAGTCTATTTTTCCGCGCGAACGATGGCGCGACGGGATACGAGCTTTGGAAAAGCAACGGCACAGCGGCTGGCACGACGCTTTTGGTGGATTCATGGGCTGGGTTGCCAAGCTCCAATCCAACATCGTTGACTAACGTTAGCGGTCAGCTTTACTTTGCCGCTAAGAATGGTTCTAGCGGCAACGAATTGTGGAAGAGCAACGGCACTCCCGCCGGCACGACGCAGGTTGACGACATCGCAACGGGAACTGCCGGCTCCACCCCCAGAGATTTTTTCAACGGCAACGGCGTGCTTTATTTCGTCGCCGATGAAGTCGTGAACGGCATTTTAACCGAATATTTTTATCGGAGCGCCGGCACGGCGCAAACGACGTTCCCTGTCCTGCAGATCAATGAGGTCGTCGGGAGTTTTCATCAAAGCGTCAACGTCGGCTCGACGATCTATTTCAGCGATGGCGAAGACATTCGTCGACTGCAGTCCCCATCCTCAACCACAACGAAAGCCGTCGACTTCACGCCGACGAACGCGAGTTCATCTCCTACAAGTTTGACGGACGTCTCCGGGACGCTCTTTTTCGCCGCAGCAGCCACTGGATCCCCCACCAGGAGACTACTATGGAAGAGCGATGGAACAGCAGGCGGAACCTCGCTGATTACAAGTTCGCAAACAGGCTCTGTGGTGACGCCTTTGTCGAAACTTGCAGCGTTTGGCGGAGCCGTTCTGTTCACAGCCAACATGGGCGGCTTGGGAGCGGAATTGTGGCGCAGCGACGGCACAGCAGCCGGGACGTATCTGCTGAAAGACATCAGCCCCGGTGCGGCTTCGAGTCGCCCCGAATTCTACGTCCAGTCGGGTGAAAACCTTCTCTTCGTGGCGGAAGATGCGATCTGGAAAACAGACGGCACCGCGGCCGGCACCGTCTTGGTGAAAGACCCACGCGCCACAGGCTTGGCTTATCCTTGGTATCTGACCGACGTCGGCGGGACGCTGTTCTTCATGGCGAACGACGGCGCCACGGGCATGGAGTTGTGGAAGAGCGACGGGACGGCCGCAGGCACCGTGCTCGTCAAAGACATTCGTGCGGGTGCGGCCGGCTCCATCGAACCGACCTCTCAATTTCGCGAGTCGGGACAGGGAATGGTCAACGTCGCGGGAACGCTGTACTTCTTCGCGAATGACGGGACGAGCGGCTTCGAGCTTTGGAAAAGCGACGGCTCGAGCGCCGGAACGATTAGAGTCAAGGATATTCGCACTGGCTCTGCTAGCTCGGACCCCAGCTACCTGACGCCAGTCGGCGGTAAACTCTTCTTCCTGGCTTTTAGTAACTCTGCCGATGGGCTGTGGGTCAGCGACGGCACGGCCAACGGCACTCAGTTGTTAAAGAGCTTCACCGGCGAATGGGGGAGCCGTGAGTACACGCTTCTGACGGCTGTGGGCGACACTCTGTTCTTCGCCCTCAACGACGGAACCTCTGGTCGCGAACTCTGGAAGAGCGACGGGACGCCGGCTGGCACGGTGCGCGTGAAAGACATCCGACCTGGGCCGGGAAGTTCGGATCTATACAGTCTCGCGAGCATCGGCGGTCTGCTCTACTTCCGCGCAAACGATGGCGTCGCCGGCGAAGAGCTGTGGGTGACCGACGGCACGGAACAGGGCACAAAACTGCTCTATGACTTTACTGGCGACGGCGGAGGAAGTCAGCCGGAGGAAATGGCTCGCGTCGGCGACCGGCTGTACGTTGTCGCAACGACGGAATCGACGAATTCCGAGCTGTGGGTCGCCGACCTGACTCCTCCGTTGTCCGGCGATTACGACGGCAACGGCCGCGTCGACGGCGGCGACTTCCTGGCGTGGCAGCGCGGATTCGGCGGGAGCGCGACGCCGGCGGGGTCGGGGGCCGATGGGGATGTGAATGGGACCGTGGGCGCTGGAGACTTGGCGGTTTGGAAGGAGCACTTCGGGGCGGGCGTAGCTCAGACGGCCAGTGTGGCGTTAGCAGTCGTTGCCCCTAGCGACGCGATGGGCAGCGATGCCATTCAGGCCGCGGCGACCACTGCGCTTGGCTTACGATCAGAACGAGTGGAGTCGACTCTCGCCGCGATAGACTCGCTGAGCGCGCGCGGGCTCGTTGCGCTCGCTCAGGCGGCGGATGATCAGACGCAAGACTTGCCGTCGTTCTTCAAGAACGACGAGGTTGAAGTTCTCGTGCGCGACATTCACGCCGAACGAGCCCAGCAGCGACTAAACGCTGTCGTGCTGGACGCGGCGTTCACCAATTTGGGAAACGCCGCGCACGGTCAGCGTCGGCAACGCGACGCTAGCGGCGTACACCCGCGACAAGGCTCCGCAGAGCTGCCGGAATGGTTCGCCGGCGCGGAGTTGGCGGAGAGCACAGTACAAACTCCGCTGGCGACCGACATGCGGCGCCCCTCTGCGGGCCGGAAAATTTGA